A single window of Zetaproteobacteria bacterium DNA harbors:
- a CDS encoding DUF1841 family protein: MSRQQQAGRDQLRAHRRVFWLAWQRAQRGQPLNALEQRIVAVIAMHPEYQSLFADEERFLDGDHLDNTGIHPWLHLSLHLALEEQLATNQPPAITTTLHHLQHRCGMEHHQALHRLLDVLAETVHEAQQRGGDPDVVAYQRRLERLCRE, encoded by the coding sequence ATGAGCCGGCAGCAGCAGGCCGGTCGCGATCAACTGCGCGCCCATCGCCGGGTCTTCTGGCTCGCCTGGCAGCGGGCACAGCGGGGCCAACCGCTCAACGCGCTGGAGCAGCGCATCGTCGCGGTGATCGCGATGCACCCAGAGTACCAGTCGCTCTTCGCCGACGAGGAGCGCTTCCTCGATGGCGACCATCTGGACAACACCGGCATCCATCCATGGCTGCACCTCTCTCTTCACCTGGCGCTGGAGGAGCAGTTGGCCACCAACCAGCCGCCGGCGATCACCACCACGCTGCACCATCTGCAGCATCGGTGCGGCATGGAGCACCACCAGGCGCTGCACCGGCTGCTCGATGTGCTCGCCGAAACGGTCCACGAGGCGCAGCAGCGCGGCGGCGACCCCGATGTGGTCGCCTACCAGCGGCGGCTGGAGCGGCTCTGCCGGGAATGA
- the pdxA gene encoding 4-hydroxythreonine-4-phosphate dehydrogenase PdxA: MAVDPGHRPLLLTLGEPAGIGPDCALLLWQRAPEQFRDLLVVAPPAWIEARARTLGIDAPVRRLERIAMPPDDRAISCLAEDGWTTAPVRVGQPAPATAGTVIAAIRLAARACLAGQAAALVTGPIEKAVLREGGFAFPGHTEFLAHLCGDVAVVMMLAAPGLRVALLTTHMALRAVPDALDRAEVERAASILDRELRRRFSVARPRLALCALNPHGGERGHFGDEEERILAPAVHALQARGIAITGPLPADTLFAPPQAHRFDAILCCYHDQALIPLKMQGFGRSVNISLGLPIIRTSVDHGTALDRAGTGTASPDSLCCAIETARAMAADSERAA, encoded by the coding sequence ATGGCCGTTGACCCCGGCCACCGCCCGCTGCTGCTCACCCTGGGTGAGCCGGCGGGGATCGGACCCGACTGCGCACTGCTGTTGTGGCAACGGGCGCCGGAGCAGTTTCGCGATCTGCTGGTGGTCGCTCCGCCGGCATGGATCGAAGCGCGGGCCCGCACCCTGGGGATCGACGCCCCCGTCCGCCGGCTGGAGCGGATCGCCATGCCGCCGGACGACCGCGCCATCTCCTGCCTGGCCGAAGATGGATGGACCACCGCGCCGGTGCGGGTCGGGCAACCTGCGCCGGCCACCGCCGGCACGGTCATCGCGGCCATCCGCCTGGCCGCCCGCGCTTGTCTGGCCGGGCAGGCGGCAGCCCTGGTCACCGGCCCGATCGAGAAGGCGGTGCTGCGCGAGGGCGGCTTCGCCTTCCCCGGCCATACCGAGTTTCTCGCCCATCTCTGCGGCGACGTGGCGGTGGTGATGATGCTGGCCGCTCCCGGATTGCGTGTGGCGCTGCTCACCACCCACATGGCGCTGCGTGCGGTACCCGACGCGCTGGATCGCGCGGAGGTGGAGCGCGCGGCATCCATCCTCGATCGGGAGCTGCGCCGCCGATTCTCCGTCGCCCGTCCGCGGCTGGCGCTCTGCGCGCTCAACCCCCACGGCGGGGAGCGGGGCCACTTCGGCGACGAGGAGGAGCGCATCCTGGCCCCGGCGGTCCATGCACTGCAGGCGCGCGGCATCGCGATCACCGGCCCGCTGCCGGCCGACACCCTGTTTGCGCCGCCGCAGGCGCACCGCTTCGACGCCATCCTCTGCTGCTACCACGACCAGGCGCTGATTCCGTTGAAGATGCAGGGGTTCGGCCGGTCGGTCAACATCTCGCTCGGCCTGCCGATCATCCGCACCAGCGTCGACCACGGCACGGCGCTCGACCGGGCGGGGACGGGCACGGCCAGCCCGGACAGCCTCTGTTGCGCGATCGAGACCGCGCGCGCCATGGCGGCCGACAGCGAACGGGCGGCATGA